The Bosea sp. AS-1 region AGCCGGGTGGTGTGAACGGATGGCAAGATTCTAACGATGGCAAGATTCTAAGCGATGGCACGTCTCTCGATCTCGCATCTGAAGAAGGTCTATGGCGACTTCACCGCCGTCGACGACGTCGATATCGCGGTTGCAGACGGCGAGTTCCTGGTGCTGCTCGGTCCCTCGGGCTGCGGCAAGACGACGACGCTGCGCATGATCGCCGGCTTCATCGCACCGACCTCCGGCCGCATTACCATCGGCGAGCGCGACGTCACCGACCTGCCGCCCTGGAAGCGGCATTGCGGCCTCGTCTTCCAGAGCTATGCCCTGTTCCCGCATATGACCGTGGCACAGAACGTCGCTTTTGGCCTGGAGATGCACAAGGTCCCGCAAGCCGAACGCGGCCCGCGCGTGGCCGAGGCGCTGCGGCTCGTCCGGCTCGACGGTTTCGACACGCGCTATCCGCGCCAGCTCTCCGGCGGCCAGCAGCAGCGCGTCGCACTCGCCCGTGCCCTGGCGATGGAGCCGCAGGTGCTCCTCCTCGACGAGCCGCTCTCCAATCTCGACGCCAAGCTCAGGCTGGAGGTGCGCGTCGAGATCCGCGAATTGCAGCGCAAGCTCGGCCTCACCACGATCATGGTGACGCACGACCAGGAGGAGGCGCTGACCATGGCGGACCGCCTCGTCGTGATGGAGAAAGGCAAGGTGCGCCAGGTCGGCAGCCAGCGCGAGCTCTATGAAAAGCCGGCCGACCGCTTCGTCGCCGGTTTCATCGGGCGCAGCGCCTTCGTCGACGGCGAAGTCACCGCACCCGGCCGCTTCAGGACCATGGGTGGGCTCGATATCGCCTGTGCTGCCGCCTCCGAGCCCGGCCCCGCGACGCTGGCTCTGCGGCCCGAGCGGATCGCGGTCGGTGGCGAGGCCGACGGCCTGCCGAACCGCTTCGCGGCGAAGGTCGAGCACGCCTCCTATCTCGGCGCCTCGCTCGACATCCAGGTCGCCCTCGACGAGCATGGCCGCATGCTGCTGCAGATCCCGAACCGGGCGGGGCTCGCCGAGCCGCAGCCGGGCGAGGCCATCACGATAGGCTGGGCCGAAGACGCCGGGCTCGTCTATCCGCGCGGGGCGTGAGCCCCGTTCGGCGTCCAGACAAAAGGGGATAAGATCATGACCGCATTCGACAGGCGCGACCTTCTGAAAGGAGCCGGTGCCGCCGCGCTCGCTGCGGCGGCCGGCACGCCAGCCTTCGCCCAATCCGGCGGCCGCGTCGTGGTCGGCACCTGGGGTGGCGACTATGCCCGGCTGCTGACCAAGAACATCGAGGACCCGATCCTCAAGCCCAAGGGCATCGAGGTAGTGCAGGACCAGGCCGGCGACGCGCCGCGCCGGGCCAAGATGGTCGCCGAGAAGCGCCTGCCGCGCGGCACTGTCGACATCCAGGGCTTCTCCGCCGCCAACATGTTCGAGATGAACGAGGCCGGCGTGCTCGAGCCGATCGACTACGCCAAACTGCCCAACGCCAAGAACCTGCTGCCGACGATGAAATATCCCTACGGCATGGGGCACATCTATTCGGGCAATGTCGTCATCTACAATCCCAAGCTGATCTCGCCTGCCCCGAAAGGCTTCAAGGACTGGCTCGATCCGAAATGGGGCTCCAAGATCGGCTTCATCGACATCCAGTATCAGTCGATCTTCATCGCCGCCTCAATGGCTGCGACGGACGGCAAGGACATGAACGACCTCGACAAGGCGAAGGAGGTGCTGCTGGCGGTGAAGAAGGCGGGCGGGCGCGTCTATCCGACCAACGAGGCTTTCGCCGCCGCCATGAAGAACGAGGAGATCGGCATCAGCGCGATCTGGAAGGCCCGCGTCGTCCAGTGGCAGAACGCCGGCATCCCCTGCGAGGCCGTCTCCCCGATCGAGGGCATCCCGACCTATGTCTCGGGCTTCGTCATCGCCAAGAACGCGCCGAACAAGGCCAATGCCTATGCCTATATGGATGCGATGCTCGCCAAGGCTCCGCAGGAGGCCTTCGCCGTCGACATGGGCTACAACGGCACGGTCTCGGGCCTCGACATCGATCCGGCGCTGCAAAAGCGCATCGGCTTCACGCCGGAGGAAGAGAAGACCCTGAAGGACCTCGACTACGCCTTCCTCGCCAAGAACGACGCGGCGATGAAGGAGTGGTGGGACAAGGTCTTCAAGGGCTGACATGGCTCGCCCGTTCGACCATCGCCGCCGCCTGACGCGGCTTTCCGCGCTTCCGGTACGCATGGGTGGATGCCCGTTGCACACCGGTTCACGAGAGCCGCGCCATCAGGCACGCGCCGGCGAACGGTCCTACGATGCCAGGGGTGTATCCCCGGGGCGTGGCTCATGAGCGCGGCCGCTCCCGAAGCCGTGGCCGGCGCGCGGACCAACCTCGCCGGCCTGCTGGTCGTTCCGGCGACGCTCTTCGTTGCCGTGATGCTGCTCGGCCCGCTCGCGATCCTGTTCCGCTACTCGCTCAACAAGTTCGTTCCCGGCCAGTTCATGGTCGATGCGCTGGTCGTCGAGAACTATGTCAAGTTCTTCACCGACGCCTATTACCTCAACGTGCTCGCCCGTACCGTTCGCGTGGCGGTGATCTGCACTCTGGCCTGCCTCGTCATGGGTTTCCCGCTCGCCTATGTGCTGGCGCGGACGCAGAGCCGCTTCAAGAACCTGCTGGTCATCGCTGTGGTGCTGCCGCTCTTCGTCGGCAACGCCGTGCGCGCCGCCGGCTGGATGACCCTCTTCGGCAGCAAGGGAGCGTTCAAC contains the following coding sequences:
- a CDS encoding ABC transporter ATP-binding protein; its protein translation is MARLSISHLKKVYGDFTAVDDVDIAVADGEFLVLLGPSGCGKTTTLRMIAGFIAPTSGRITIGERDVTDLPPWKRHCGLVFQSYALFPHMTVAQNVAFGLEMHKVPQAERGPRVAEALRLVRLDGFDTRYPRQLSGGQQQRVALARALAMEPQVLLLDEPLSNLDAKLRLEVRVEIRELQRKLGLTTIMVTHDQEEALTMADRLVVMEKGKVRQVGSQRELYEKPADRFVAGFIGRSAFVDGEVTAPGRFRTMGGLDIACAAASEPGPATLALRPERIAVGGEADGLPNRFAAKVEHASYLGASLDIQVALDEHGRMLLQIPNRAGLAEPQPGEAITIGWAEDAGLVYPRGA
- a CDS encoding extracellular solute-binding protein; amino-acid sequence: MTAFDRRDLLKGAGAAALAAAAGTPAFAQSGGRVVVGTWGGDYARLLTKNIEDPILKPKGIEVVQDQAGDAPRRAKMVAEKRLPRGTVDIQGFSAANMFEMNEAGVLEPIDYAKLPNAKNLLPTMKYPYGMGHIYSGNVVIYNPKLISPAPKGFKDWLDPKWGSKIGFIDIQYQSIFIAASMAATDGKDMNDLDKAKEVLLAVKKAGGRVYPTNEAFAAAMKNEEIGISAIWKARVVQWQNAGIPCEAVSPIEGIPTYVSGFVIAKNAPNKANAYAYMDAMLAKAPQEAFAVDMGYNGTVSGLDIDPALQKRIGFTPEEEKTLKDLDYAFLAKNDAAMKEWWDKVFKG